The Anolis carolinensis isolate JA03-04 chromosome 2, rAnoCar3.1.pri, whole genome shotgun sequence genome has a window encoding:
- the LOC107983474 gene encoding uncharacterized protein LOC107983474, translating to MSANSPKSDPESPKKELSVTKRPSPKPENKHLNQTSRSPLHSRCPLCMKHVGNMLYLDPCLHSFCFSCTQGLLETQAECPCCKQPISSIFHSVKKKESPEKLTSMRYVKDKPSPTPSNRKEHMALSSRKPKGNDPLTPFKSHSDNDILPCEDHTFPSSNVKRSFKHSSVKPSSKENPCLDRFEKSESSHECYDVQIIEKKPSSDQVFHESIPHEAAFSSPPECAKSHLKRPSKPSSTKSPKKHLKAPVKPNAQQESHLHALRKMPISDRVSLESIQDAVKLDATPKRSILVDVDIDMLRYRAISANLSKPNMLEGLCLLLSSGALVFVCVYIYLQIVVI from the exons ATGTCTGCCAATTCTCCTAAATCAG ATCCGGAGTCCCCCAAAAAAGAACTCAGCGTTACAAAAAGGCCTTCACCCAAACCTGAGAATAAGCATTTGAATCAAACATCAAGGTCACCTCTGCATTCTAGATGTCCTCTCTGTATGAAACATGTTGGCAATATGTTGTACCTGGACCCCTGTTTGCACAGCTTCTGCTTCTCCTGTACACAGGGCTTGCTGGAAACCCAGGCCGAATGTCCTTGCTGCAAGCAGCCCATTAGTTCTATCTTTCACTCTGTGAAGAAGAAAGAGAGTCCTGAGAAGCTGACATCCATGAGATATGTCAAAGACAAGCCCTCTCCTACTCCATCCAACAGGAAAGAACATATGGCCTTATCTTCTAGAAAACCCAAAGGAAATGATCCTTTAACACCTTTCAAAAGCCATTCTGACAATGACATTTTGCCCTGTGAAGATCATACCTTTCCCAGCTCTAATGTGAAGAGATCCTTCAAGCATTCCTCTGTTAAGCCATCATCAAAGGAGAATCCGTGTCTTGATAGATTTGAAAAATCTGAGTCCAGTCATGAATGCTATGATGTACAGATCATAGAGAAGAAGCCAAGTTCAGACCAAGTGTTCCACGAATCAATCCCACATGAAGCTGCATTCAGCTCCCCTCCAGAATGTGCCAAATCTCATTTGAAGAGACCTTCTAAGCCTTCCTCTACTAAGTCCCCCAAAAAACATCTTAAAGCACCTGTTAAACCTAACGCTCAGCAGGAATCGCATTTGCATGCTTTAAGGAAGATGCCAATTTCAGACCGGGTCAGCCTCGAATCAATACAGGATGCTGTTAAATTGGATGCCACCCCAAAACGGAGCATACTTGTAGATGTTGACATTGACATGCTTCGTTATAGAGCAATATCTGCCAACCTATCTAAGCCAAACATGCTAGAGGGTCTATGCTTGCTTCTGTCATCAGGAGCTTTAGTATTTGTATGTGTTTATATCTATTTGCAAATAGTCGTCATATAA